Proteins from one Oryza sativa Japonica Group chromosome 12, ASM3414082v1 genomic window:
- the LOC4352454 gene encoding expansin-A26 precursor, with the protein MDTTTTMAPLPLLTTTSLLLFFFLASSFAADVVVAGGGGGGGGYDGGGDGEGGGGGDGEGGGGGGGAKMPHVNHGRYKCGPWVDGHATFYGGRDASGTTEGGACGYKDADGYGAMTAAVSPALFDNGAGCGACYELKGDSGKTVVVTATNQAPPPVNGMKGEHFDLTMPAFLSIAEEKLGVVPVSYRKVACVRQGGIKYTITGNPSYNMVMVKNVGGAGDVVKLTVKGTKRVKWTPLQRSWGQLWKTEANLTGESLTFRVMTGDHRKATSWRVAPRDWTYDNTYQAKKNF; encoded by the exons ATGGACACAACGACGACCATggcgcctctccctctcctcaccACGACGTCTCTgctgctcttcttcttcctcgcgtcgtcgttcgccgccgacgtcgtcgtcgcgggcggcggcggcggcggcggcggctacgacggcggcggcgacggcgaaggcggcggcggcggcgacggcgaaggcggcggcggcggcggcggagccaagATGCCGCACGTGAACCACGGCAGGTACAAGTGCGGGCCGTGGGTGGACGGGCACGCGACGTTCTACGGCGGGCGCGACGCGTCGGGCACGACGGAGGGCGGCGCGTGCGGGTACAAGGACGCCGACGGGTACGgcgcgatgacggcggcggtgagcccCGCCCTGTTCGACAACGGCGCCGGGTGCGGCGCGTGCTACGAGCTCAAGGGGGATTCCGGGAAGACCGTCGTGGTGACGGCCACCAACCAGGCGCCGCCGCCAGTGAACGGGATGAAGGGCGAGCACTTCGACCTCACCATGCCGGCGTTCCTCTCCATCGCCGAGGAGAAGCTCGGCGTCGTGCCCGTCTCCTACCGAAA GGTGGCGTGCGTGAGGCAGGGCGGGATAAAGTACACGATAACGGGGAACCCGTCGTACAACATGGTGATGGTGAAGAACGTGGGCGGCGCGGGGGACGTGGTGAAGCTGACGGTGAAGGGGACCAAGCGGGTGAAGTGGACGCCGCTGCAGCGCAGCTGGGGCCAGCTCTGGAAGACGGAGGCCAACCTCACCGGCGAGTCGCTCACCTTCCGGGTCATGACCGGCGACCACCGCAAGGCCACCTCCTGGCGCGTCGCCCCCCGCGACTGGACCTACGACAACACCTACCAGGCCAAGAAGAACTTCTAG